One Salipiger sp. H15 DNA window includes the following coding sequences:
- a CDS encoding dihydrodipicolinate synthase family protein: MSNALAETRGLHVVAQTPFLDDGSVDHASIDTLSAFYYRHGAQGLTVLGVSGEAQKLTVDETIAVAARYVAAADGHRIIAGVSHPNLATLVEVTAQVMAEGADAVMICPPTGIRTDEDLLRYFDAVYARIGDVPTVLQDFPAASGVVMSVPAMDRLLLEFPQIGVIKEEDFPSPTKITRMRAEFSRPVRILTGNNGQFLVQEMERGADGPMAGFSYPEMLSGVYDLMTEGRRAEAHDLFNRFLPLLKHEAQGQWGIALRKEMMRRRGALTSSALRGPGPKLTEADLAELDFLTSRMDLPQD; this comes from the coding sequence ATGTCCAACGCACTTGCCGAGACCAGGGGCCTGCACGTCGTCGCGCAGACACCGTTCCTTGACGACGGATCGGTCGACCACGCCAGCATCGACACGCTGTCCGCCTTCTACTACCGCCACGGCGCGCAGGGCCTGACCGTGCTCGGCGTCTCGGGCGAGGCGCAGAAGCTGACCGTGGACGAGACCATCGCCGTCGCCGCGCGCTACGTCGCCGCCGCGGATGGCCACCGGATCATCGCCGGCGTGTCGCACCCGAACCTCGCCACGCTGGTCGAGGTCACGGCGCAGGTGATGGCCGAGGGGGCCGACGCAGTGATGATCTGCCCGCCCACGGGGATCCGCACCGACGAGGATCTGCTGCGCTACTTCGATGCCGTCTACGCGCGGATCGGCGACGTGCCGACCGTGCTGCAGGACTTCCCCGCCGCCTCGGGCGTGGTCATGTCGGTGCCCGCGATGGACCGCCTGCTGCTCGAATTCCCGCAGATCGGCGTCATCAAGGAAGAGGACTTCCCCTCCCCCACCAAGATCACCCGGATGCGCGCCGAGTTCTCGCGCCCGGTGCGGATCCTGACCGGCAACAACGGCCAGTTCCTCGTGCAGGAGATGGAGCGCGGCGCCGACGGACCCATGGCGGGCTTCTCCTATCCCGAGATGCTCTCGGGGGTCTATGACCTGATGACCGAGGGCAGGCGGGCCGAGGCGCATGACCTCTTCAACCGCTTCCTGCCGCTGCTGAAGCACGAGGCGCAGGGGCAATGGGGCATCGCGCTGCGCAAGGAGATGATGCGCCGGCGCGGCGCGCTGACCTCGAGCGCGCTGCGCGGGCCGGGGCCGAAGCTGACCGAGGCCGACCTTGCCGAGCTCGATTTCCTGACCAGCCGCATGGACCTGCCGCAGGACTGA
- a CDS encoding thiamine pyrophosphate-dependent enzyme, with protein sequence MSDIEARTGGKVLVDQLLTHGADCAYCVPGESYLEVLDALHDVRDRFTLYNARHEAGAADMAEAYGKLTGKPGICMVTRGPGACQAAVGVHIAYQDSTPMILLVGQVGRETLDRESFQEIDYRQMFAPVAKWAAQIDSAERIPEYMARAFRVATSGRPGPVVLALPEDMLTDVVRVADARPYSPSVPALTAEDAAAVMAALAQAKRPLLLAGGPGWTDAGAAALLDFATANRLPVATSFRRQDLVDHRSDVYVGDFGTGVAPSLVKRLAEADLLLVIGARLGEITTKTYATLSVPTPAQTLVHIHVDANEIGRVYSPTLSAVSGPDAALAALTAQPAAPADDAWRAALRDEYLADSEPPPHDFPLDMGQAMAEVRDLIPADAVITLDAGNHTGWAQRFLRYARPGRQIGSTCGSMGYAVPAAVAASLENPQRQAIAFVGDGGFMMSGMEIATAVQHGGRPIVLVFNNGTYGTIRMHQEREHPARVSGTDIVTSDIGKIAEGLGAAHARVTETAEFRPALLAAFAHEGPTVIELITDPEQISTRTTVSRLRGQ encoded by the coding sequence ATGTCTGACATCGAAGCGCGCACCGGAGGCAAGGTGCTGGTGGATCAGCTGCTGACCCATGGCGCGGACTGCGCCTATTGCGTGCCGGGCGAGAGCTATCTCGAGGTGCTCGACGCGCTGCACGACGTGCGCGACCGCTTCACGCTCTACAACGCCCGCCACGAGGCGGGGGCGGCGGACATGGCCGAGGCCTATGGCAAGCTGACCGGCAAGCCCGGCATCTGCATGGTGACCCGGGGCCCGGGCGCCTGCCAGGCCGCGGTGGGCGTGCACATCGCCTACCAGGACTCCACCCCGATGATCCTGCTCGTCGGACAGGTCGGGCGCGAGACGCTGGACCGCGAGAGCTTCCAGGAGATCGACTACCGCCAGATGTTCGCCCCGGTGGCGAAATGGGCGGCGCAGATCGACAGCGCCGAGCGCATCCCGGAATACATGGCGCGGGCCTTCCGCGTCGCCACCTCGGGCCGTCCCGGCCCGGTGGTGCTGGCGCTTCCCGAGGACATGCTGACCGACGTGGTGCGCGTGGCCGACGCGCGCCCCTACAGTCCCAGCGTCCCGGCCCTGACGGCCGAGGACGCGGCGGCGGTGATGGCCGCACTGGCGCAGGCGAAACGCCCGCTGCTGCTCGCCGGCGGCCCCGGCTGGACCGATGCGGGCGCTGCGGCGCTGCTCGACTTCGCAACGGCCAACCGCCTGCCGGTCGCCACCAGCTTCCGGCGGCAGGATCTCGTTGACCACCGGTCGGACGTCTATGTCGGCGACTTCGGCACCGGCGTGGCCCCGAGCCTCGTGAAGCGCCTCGCCGAGGCCGACCTGCTGCTGGTCATCGGCGCGCGGCTCGGCGAGATCACCACAAAGACCTACGCGACCCTTTCCGTGCCGACGCCGGCGCAGACGCTCGTGCACATCCACGTCGACGCGAACGAGATCGGCCGGGTCTACTCGCCCACGCTGTCTGCGGTCTCGGGCCCCGACGCGGCGCTCGCGGCGCTGACCGCCCAGCCCGCCGCCCCGGCGGACGATGCCTGGCGCGCCGCGCTGCGCGACGAGTACCTCGCGGATTCCGAGCCGCCGCCGCATGACTTCCCGCTCGACATGGGCCAGGCCATGGCCGAGGTGCGCGACCTGATCCCGGCGGATGCGGTCATCACGCTCGACGCGGGCAACCACACCGGCTGGGCACAGCGCTTCCTGCGCTACGCCCGCCCGGGTCGGCAGATCGGCTCGACCTGCGGCTCGATGGGCTACGCGGTGCCCGCCGCCGTCGCGGCCTCGCTCGAGAATCCGCAGCGCCAGGCCATCGCCTTCGTCGGCGACGGCGGCTTCATGATGTCCGGCATGGAGATCGCCACCGCCGTGCAGCATGGCGGCCGGCCCATCGTGCTGGTCTTCAACAACGGCACCTACGGCACGATCCGCATGCACCAGGAGCGCGAGCACCCCGCCCGCGTCTCGGGCACCGACATCGTGACCTCGGACATCGGCAAGATCGCCGAGGGCCTTGGCGCCGCCCATGCGCGGGTCACCGAGACCGCCGAGTTCCGGCCCGCGCTGCTGGCCGCCTTCGCGCATGAGGGCCCGACGGTGATCGAGCTGATCACCGATCCCGAGCAAATCTCCACCCGCACGACGGTCAGCCGCCTGCGCGGCCAGTGA
- a CDS encoding aldehyde dehydrogenase (NADP(+)) translates to MDGMANGFVPHGKHLIAGEWVAAETTFRSEPAHGAAHEFGVGTPALVNAAVEAAEEAFWTYGYTDAETRARFLETIADEIEARGEAITQIGTQETGLPEARLQGERGRTTGQLRLFASHIRAGAYLDRRHDVALPDRAPLPRPDIKMMQRPIGPVAVFGASNFPLAFSTAGGDTASALAAGCPVVVKGHSAHPGTGEIVAEAVKAAIEKCGLPGGVFSLVQGGKRDVGTALVQHPLIKAVGFTGSLAGGRALFDLCAQRPEPIPFFGELGSVNPMFLLPEAMSARGAAIGAGWAGSLAMGAGQFCTNPGIAVVLEGQAETLANAAKEALAKVGAQVMLTDGIAKAYRDGAARIGSGAGVREILTSICGMRDATPYLYIVSGADWIGNHALSEEVFGPLGLIVTVKDADEMIAVAKSFVGQLTVTLHLDEGDTALARDLMPVLERKAGRVLANGFPTGVEVSDAMVHGGPYPASTNFGATSVGTMAIRRFLRPVSFQNLPDGLLPADWQ, encoded by the coding sequence ATGGACGGCATGGCAAACGGGTTCGTTCCGCATGGCAAGCACCTGATCGCGGGCGAATGGGTCGCGGCCGAAACGACGTTCCGCTCGGAGCCGGCGCATGGCGCGGCGCATGAGTTCGGCGTCGGCACCCCGGCGCTGGTGAACGCCGCGGTCGAGGCCGCGGAAGAGGCCTTCTGGACCTACGGCTACACCGATGCCGAGACCCGCGCGCGCTTCCTCGAGACGATCGCGGACGAGATCGAGGCCCGCGGCGAAGCGATCACCCAGATCGGCACGCAGGAGACCGGCCTGCCCGAGGCACGCCTTCAGGGCGAGCGCGGCCGCACCACCGGCCAGCTGCGCCTCTTTGCCAGCCACATCCGCGCCGGTGCCTATCTCGACCGCCGTCACGACGTGGCGCTGCCCGACCGCGCGCCGCTGCCGCGCCCCGACATCAAGATGATGCAGCGCCCGATCGGCCCGGTGGCCGTGTTCGGCGCCTCGAACTTCCCGCTCGCCTTCTCCACCGCCGGCGGCGACACCGCTTCGGCGCTGGCTGCAGGCTGCCCGGTCGTGGTCAAGGGCCACTCCGCCCACCCCGGCACCGGCGAGATCGTCGCCGAGGCCGTCAAGGCGGCGATCGAGAAATGCGGCCTGCCGGGCGGGGTCTTCAGCCTCGTTCAGGGCGGCAAGCGCGACGTCGGCACGGCGCTGGTGCAGCACCCGCTGATCAAGGCCGTGGGCTTCACCGGCTCGCTCGCCGGTGGCCGCGCGCTCTTCGACCTCTGCGCGCAGCGCCCCGAGCCGATCCCCTTCTTCGGCGAGCTCGGCAGCGTCAACCCGATGTTCCTGCTGCCCGAGGCGATGTCCGCGCGCGGCGCGGCGATCGGCGCGGGCTGGGCGGGTTCGCTCGCCATGGGTGCCGGCCAGTTCTGCACCAACCCCGGCATCGCCGTGGTGCTCGAAGGGCAGGCCGAGACGCTGGCCAATGCCGCCAAGGAGGCGCTGGCAAAGGTCGGTGCGCAGGTCATGCTGACCGACGGCATCGCCAAGGCCTACCGTGACGGCGCGGCGCGGATCGGCAGCGGCGCGGGCGTGCGCGAGATCCTGACCTCGATCTGCGGCATGCGCGACGCGACCCCCTACCTCTACATCGTCAGCGGCGCCGACTGGATCGGCAACCACGCGCTGTCCGAAGAGGTCTTCGGCCCGCTCGGCCTGATCGTCACCGTGAAGGACGCGGACGAGATGATCGCCGTCGCCAAGAGCTTCGTCGGCCAGCTGACCGTGACGCTGCACCTCGACGAGGGCGACACCGCGCTGGCCCGCGACCTGATGCCGGTGCTCGAGCGCAAGGCCGGCCGCGTGCTGGCCAACGGCTTCCCCACGGGCGTCGAGGTCTCCGACGCGATGGTCCACGGCGGGCCCTACCCGGCCTCGACCAACTTCGGCGCGACCTCGGTCGGCACGATGGCGATCCGCCGCTTCCTGCGCCCCGTGAGCTTCCAGAACCTGCCGGACGGGCTGCTGCCCGCCGACTGGCAGTAA
- a CDS encoding 5-dehydro-4-deoxyglucarate dehydratase, which translates to MIAPDALREIIRHGLLSFPVTPFDAEDRFAKKPFQAHLEWLKPHKVAGLIVAGGTGEMFSLTPEEIVQVVRAAREVAGDAPVIAGCGYGVRMACDLAREIEAAGGDGILLLPHYLTEGPQDGVANRIRAVCKATNMAVIVYNRGQAQISAETLEQLADECPNLIGFKDGTGDIDNVRRVTVRLGDRLSYIGGMPTHELFAQAYRGAGMPTYSSAVFNFVPETALEFHGAFLAGDDAKCEQLLRDFYYPFAKIRDRKSGYAVSAIKAGVALRGFETGHVRAPLTDLTGEEIEMMRELIKGRS; encoded by the coding sequence ATGATCGCACCCGACGCGCTACGCGAGATCATCCGCCACGGGCTTCTGTCCTTCCCGGTCACCCCCTTCGATGCCGAGGACCGTTTCGCGAAGAAGCCCTTCCAGGCGCATCTCGAGTGGCTCAAGCCGCACAAGGTTGCCGGCCTCATCGTCGCGGGCGGCACCGGCGAGATGTTCTCGCTGACCCCCGAAGAGATCGTCCAGGTGGTGCGCGCGGCGCGCGAAGTCGCCGGCGATGCGCCGGTGATCGCGGGCTGCGGCTACGGCGTGCGCATGGCCTGTGATCTCGCGCGCGAGATCGAGGCGGCGGGCGGCGACGGCATCCTGCTGCTGCCGCACTACCTGACCGAGGGCCCGCAGGACGGCGTTGCCAACCGCATCCGCGCGGTCTGCAAGGCGACCAACATGGCGGTCATCGTCTACAACCGCGGCCAGGCGCAGATCTCGGCCGAGACGCTCGAGCAGCTGGCCGACGAATGCCCGAACCTGATCGGCTTCAAGGACGGCACCGGCGACATCGACAACGTGCGCCGCGTCACCGTCCGCCTCGGCGACCGGCTGTCCTACATCGGCGGCATGCCGACGCACGAGCTGTTCGCGCAGGCCTATCGCGGCGCGGGCATGCCGACCTATTCCTCGGCCGTGTTCAACTTCGTCCCCGAGACCGCGCTGGAATTCCACGGCGCCTTCCTGGCTGGCGATGACGCGAAATGCGAGCAGCTGCTGCGCGACTTCTACTATCCCTTCGCCAAGATCCGCGATCGCAAGTCCGGCTACGCCGTCTCGGCGATCAAGGCGGGTGTCGCCCTGCGCGGCTTCGAGACCGGCCACGTGCGCGCGCCGCTCACCGACCTCACCGGCGAAGAGATCGAGATGATGCGCGAGCTCATCAAGGGCCGCAGCTGA
- a CDS encoding 2-hydroxyacid dehydrogenase, whose product MTIGPVAILEPASAGMRARIEELCEGFDLRFVSSVDVADMRAALEGATYAVTRGLRFPAELLTEAKALKMVHQWGTGIDGIPLDAAKARAITVARSPGMNAPSVAEATLALMLATLRRLPQVQAAFRGGAWDQPDLWREARDLGACRVGLIGMGAIGQEVLKRLKGFGCEIAYTKPSGPDAALDAQFLPFEELLGWADVISLHLPLTPASKHLIRAETIAAMKPGAVLINTSRGGLVDEAALVAALRSGQLGAAGLDVFETEPVTGPNPLLEMPNTVTLPHVAGRTLDNFDRMVRHWSGNIRAHAEGRDIDPACIVLP is encoded by the coding sequence ATGACCATCGGGCCGGTTGCCATCCTGGAGCCGGCCAGCGCCGGCATGCGGGCGCGGATCGAGGAACTCTGCGAGGGCTTCGATCTGCGCTTCGTGAGCAGCGTCGATGTCGCCGACATGCGCGCGGCGCTGGAAGGCGCGACCTACGCGGTGACGCGGGGGCTGCGCTTTCCTGCCGAGCTCCTGACCGAGGCGAAGGCCCTGAAGATGGTGCACCAGTGGGGGACCGGCATCGACGGGATCCCGCTGGACGCCGCCAAGGCGCGGGCCATCACGGTGGCCCGCTCGCCGGGCATGAACGCGCCGTCCGTGGCCGAGGCGACGCTCGCGCTGATGCTGGCCACCCTGCGGCGCCTGCCGCAGGTTCAGGCCGCGTTCCGAGGCGGCGCCTGGGACCAGCCCGACCTCTGGCGCGAGGCGCGCGATCTTGGCGCCTGCCGGGTCGGCCTGATCGGCATGGGGGCCATCGGGCAGGAGGTGTTGAAGCGCCTCAAGGGCTTCGGCTGCGAGATCGCCTATACCAAGCCCTCTGGGCCGGATGCCGCGCTCGACGCGCAGTTCCTGCCCTTCGAGGAGCTGCTCGGCTGGGCCGACGTGATCTCGCTGCACCTGCCGCTGACCCCCGCCTCGAAGCACCTCATCCGGGCCGAGACCATCGCGGCGATGAAGCCCGGCGCGGTGCTGATCAACACCTCGCGCGGCGGGCTGGTGGACGAGGCGGCGCTGGTTGCCGCGCTGCGCTCCGGCCAGCTTGGCGCGGCGGGGCTCGACGTCTTCGAGACCGAGCCGGTGACCGGCCCGAACCCGCTGCTCGAGATGCCCAATACCGTGACGCTTCCGCACGTGGCGGGGCGCACTCTGGATAACTTCGACCGCATGGTGCGGCACTGGTCCGGGAATATCCGGGCCCATGCCGAGGGACGAGACATCGACCCGGCCTGCATCGTGCTGCCCTGA
- a CDS encoding GntR family transcriptional regulator, whose product MKTPTMSLAFDMMRHDSSMGRQMASSRIYDDLRQRILSLDLPPGTALTRADLAREYEVSQTPLRDAMQRLDQDGLIRIYPQSKTLVTRINLAQIREALFLRQALETEVTIKLTSVPAPETMAQLREIIAMQREVAPKATMLRRFQELDEYFHYVMFEGAGHPNLHGLLRAQTGDLDRVRRLQTHSAERLATIIDGHERIVAAIESGDVDRAIREIRFHTHKPDDWAEEYRVLHKDYFT is encoded by the coding sequence ATGAAGACCCCTACGATGAGCCTCGCCTTCGACATGATGCGCCATGACAGCTCCATGGGCCGCCAGATGGCGTCCTCGCGGATCTATGATGATCTGCGCCAGCGCATCCTCTCGCTGGACCTCCCGCCGGGCACGGCGCTCACCCGCGCCGACCTTGCGCGGGAATACGAGGTGAGCCAGACGCCGCTGCGCGACGCGATGCAGCGGCTCGACCAGGACGGGCTGATCCGCATCTACCCGCAGTCGAAGACGCTGGTGACCCGCATCAACCTCGCGCAGATCCGCGAGGCGCTGTTCCTGCGCCAGGCGCTCGAGACCGAGGTCACCATCAAGCTCACCTCGGTGCCGGCGCCCGAGACCATGGCGCAGCTGCGCGAGATCATCGCCATGCAGCGCGAGGTCGCCCCGAAGGCGACGATGCTGCGCCGCTTCCAGGAACTCGACGAGTATTTCCACTACGTGATGTTCGAGGGCGCGGGCCATCCGAACCTGCACGGGCTGCTGCGCGCCCAGACCGGCGACCTCGACCGGGTGCGCCGACTGCAGACCCATTCCGCCGAGCGCCTCGCCACGATCATCGACGGGCACGAGCGCATCGTCGCCGCGATCGAATCGGGCGACGTCGACCGGGCGATCCGAGAGATCCGCTTCCACACCCACAAGCCCGATGACTGGGCCGAGGAATACCGCGTCCTGCACAAGGACTACTTCACCTGA